One window of Methanofollis sp. genomic DNA carries:
- a CDS encoding ECF transporter S component, with protein sequence MTLKNPYFSLYETALLSLCGAFVFVAKTIIKIPLHFPGHSGIFIAIPFIIGAGLVKKPGAATYIGLIAGLLFSFFGLEPLHLFDVFKYVAMGLVVDAVSVLFAFRMENPAVGFIAGAAGNIAKMAVNYSVHILLGVPATFIILGIGISSVTFLVCGGIGGAIGALVIGRLLRAGVIGGHGP encoded by the coding sequence ATGACTTTAAAAAACCCCTACTTCTCCCTGTATGAGACCGCCCTCCTCTCCCTCTGCGGGGCGTTCGTCTTCGTCGCCAAGACGATAATCAAGATCCCCCTCCACTTTCCCGGCCACTCCGGGATCTTCATCGCGATCCCCTTCATCATCGGTGCCGGGCTCGTCAAAAAACCGGGGGCGGCCACATATATCGGGCTGATCGCCGGCCTCCTTTTCTCCTTCTTCGGCCTTGAGCCGCTCCACCTCTTCGACGTCTTCAAGTATGTGGCGATGGGTCTTGTCGTCGACGCCGTCTCCGTCCTCTTCGCCTTCCGCATGGAAAACCCGGCCGTCGGTTTCATCGCCGGGGCGGCCGGCAACATTGCGAAGATGGCGGTGAACTACAGCGTCCACATCCTCCTCGGTGTCCCGGCCACCTTCATCATCCTTGGCATCGGCATATCCTCGGTGACTTTCCTGGTCTGCGGCGGGATCGGCGGGGCGATCGGCGCCCTTGTCATCGGCCGCCTTCTCAGGGCCGGAGTGATCGGAGGCCATGGGCCCTGA
- a CDS encoding ABC transporter ATP-binding protein → MGPDAILIEGLSVSYPPDRSGQERQALKGVSLAVREGEFVLLAGPSGSGKSTLLRCINGLIPHSHRGTAEGRVVVRGREVRDCRVCRLAPEVGTVFQDPDHQLFTAGVEAELAFGLEQMGLSHPEMEARISRAAGTMGIGHLLKRDVDALSWGEKQRVAIAAVLAMEPSILLLDEPTSGLDADAARRLVAVLSRLNRERGLTIVVAEHRTAPFLRVCTRVVGIRDGTVVSDGTPAAYAGPRQEELTVGTAPGAGTPLLAFEGVTYAYPGQDHPAIDGVTFGIGAGEIVLLTGPNGSGKSTLLRHANGLLRPNKGKVVVNGRETNTLTVAEAARSVGLLAQHADTQLFAETVRDEIAFAPENLGYTPERIGHCMDGALKILGLEVLGTETPPLNLSVGEKQRVAIASILAMDTPVLVLDEPTLGLDPARKAELSTLLRKRAGAGCAVLVATHDPEFAALCGGRRVALRGGRVVADGDEG, encoded by the coding sequence ATGGGCCCTGACGCGATCCTCATCGAAGGACTCTCTGTCTCCTATCCGCCGGACAGGTCGGGGCAGGAGAGGCAGGCGCTCAAGGGCGTCTCCCTTGCCGTCAGGGAGGGGGAATTCGTCCTCCTTGCCGGCCCCTCGGGATCGGGCAAGTCCACCCTGCTGCGGTGCATCAACGGCCTCATCCCCCACTCGCACCGGGGGACGGCAGAGGGCCGGGTCGTCGTCCGCGGCCGCGAGGTGAGGGACTGCCGCGTCTGCCGCCTTGCCCCTGAGGTCGGGACGGTATTCCAGGACCCCGACCACCAGCTCTTCACCGCCGGTGTCGAGGCCGAACTCGCCTTCGGACTCGAACAGATGGGCCTCTCCCACCCGGAGATGGAGGCACGGATCAGTCGTGCGGCCGGGACGATGGGAATCGGCCACCTCCTGAAGAGGGATGTGGACGCCCTCTCCTGGGGGGAGAAGCAGCGGGTGGCGATCGCGGCGGTCCTCGCTATGGAGCCCTCCATCCTCCTCCTCGACGAGCCCACATCAGGGCTCGACGCCGACGCCGCCCGGAGGCTTGTCGCAGTCCTCTCCCGACTGAACAGGGAGAGGGGCCTGACCATCGTCGTCGCGGAGCACCGCACCGCCCCATTCCTCCGGGTCTGCACCCGTGTCGTCGGCATCAGGGACGGGACGGTCGTCTCCGACGGCACACCCGCGGCATATGCCGGACCCCGGCAGGAGGAACTCACGGTCGGCACCGCACCCGGCGCCGGAACCCCCCTCCTCGCCTTCGAAGGGGTGACCTATGCCTATCCCGGGCAGGACCATCCAGCCATCGACGGCGTGACCTTCGGCATCGGTGCCGGCGAGATCGTCCTCCTCACCGGGCCGAACGGTTCAGGAAAGAGCACGCTCCTGCGGCATGCGAACGGACTCCTCAGGCCGAACAAGGGGAAGGTCGTCGTGAACGGTCGGGAGACAAATACCCTCACTGTGGCCGAGGCCGCCCGCTCTGTCGGGCTCCTCGCCCAGCACGCCGACACCCAGCTCTTCGCGGAGACGGTCAGGGACGAGATCGCCTTCGCACCGGAAAACCTCGGATATACGCCGGAAAGAATCGGGCACTGCATGGACGGGGCGCTGAAGATACTCGGCCTCGAAGTGCTCGGGACGGAGACGCCGCCCCTCAACCTCTCGGTCGGGGAGAAGCAGCGTGTCGCCATCGCAAGCATCCTTGCCATGGACACGCCTGTCCTCGTCCTGGACGAACCGACGCTCGGCCTCGACCCTGCACGCAAGGCCGAACTCTCAACCCTGCTCAGGAAACGTGCCGGCGCCGGGTGTGCAGTCCTCGTCGCCACCCACGACCCCGAGTTCGCCGCACTCTGCGGCGGCAGGAGGGTCGCTCTCAGGGGGGGACGGGTTGTGGCGGATGGAGACGAAGGATGA
- a CDS encoding nitrogenase component 1 — translation MNLKTSPSSSRRYEGCTLTGALSVTTQVEDAVTIMHGPAGCAHHNFSLLHAVMADQGCLRLPSVVSTDLGERDIIFGGEEALERTVRRAADNGAAAVFVLTTCIAGTIGDDVASVCAADFGVPVIPVPTAGFLGGVFTDGLHAALTALAGAAGPATAMSGTVTIIGEKNLEFEVEENYREVERLLAALGVDVGLRFVRAVRFADLATLGAGRLNILREPALAPVGETLKKRFGTPYIPSFPIGMEGSISFLKEAGSALGVPSDDAVAAEEERQDEMLASFADMRGAAFSPGPMTLHALEYAPVRRVMEALDLKEDTGGAGLALPYSPPVGTAGIRRLLHRWRRQIHA, via the coding sequence ATGAACTTGAAGACCTCGCCCTCCAGTTCACGCCGGTATGAGGGCTGCACCCTCACCGGGGCCCTCTCGGTCACGACACAGGTAGAGGACGCCGTCACCATCATGCACGGCCCTGCCGGATGCGCCCACCACAATTTTTCCCTGCTCCATGCTGTCATGGCCGACCAGGGCTGTCTGCGCCTCCCGTCTGTGGTCTCCACCGATCTGGGCGAGCGTGATATCATCTTCGGCGGGGAGGAGGCGCTGGAGAGGACGGTCAGGCGGGCGGCCGACAACGGTGCGGCCGCGGTCTTTGTCCTCACGACCTGCATCGCCGGGACGATCGGGGACGATGTCGCCTCTGTCTGTGCCGCCGACTTTGGCGTGCCTGTCATACCAGTGCCGACGGCCGGTTTTCTCGGAGGGGTCTTTACGGATGGTCTTCATGCGGCCCTGACGGCCCTTGCCGGTGCGGCGGGTCCGGCGACGGCCATGTCAGGGACAGTGACGATCATCGGGGAGAAGAACCTGGAGTTCGAGGTCGAGGAGAACTACAGGGAAGTTGAAAGGCTCCTTGCCGCCCTTGGTGTCGATGTCGGCCTGCGCTTTGTGCGGGCGGTGCGGTTCGCCGACCTTGCGACGCTTGGGGCCGGGCGGCTGAACATTCTCAGGGAGCCGGCCCTCGCCCCTGTCGGCGAGACATTGAAGAAGCGTTTCGGCACGCCGTACATCCCCTCCTTTCCCATCGGGATGGAGGGGAGCATCAGCTTCCTGAAGGAAGCAGGTTCTGCTCTCGGCGTGCCGTCGGACGATGCCGTCGCCGCGGAGGAGGAGAGGCAGGATGAGATGCTTGCCTCCTTTGCCGACATGAGGGGGGCGGCCTTTTCTCCCGGTCCCATGACCCTTCATGCGCTGGAATATGCCCCGGTGCGCCGGGTGATGGAGGCGCTCGACCTGAAGGAGGACACAGGCGGTGCCGGCCTCGCCCTGCCGTACAGCCCGCCGGTCGGGACGGCTGGAATCAGGCGCCTGCTCCACCGCTGGAGGAGGCAGATCCATGCCTGA
- a CDS encoding ABC transporter substrate-binding protein, producing SETYDIYGVTRHQLFFNEAIPYTSHNSCAVVHLPDAGKADIPEIFETTREIMLGDFVEGSDPGLAVAAADQVSPALVAFGKDAKCTVLTQEKARTLAANLGIRLEGLGGTEDGVIGCMAGIGLASTGNDGRFLQVGRVREITGPAEADALLGAGIDGICALDGRPVNGGTIWCKDGKSVKPCAVGGRAILYVEEKDGQFWGVKRD from the coding sequence TCAGAAACATATGATATCTATGGTGTCACCCGCCACCAGCTCTTCTTCAATGAAGCGATCCCCTACACCTCGCACAACTCCTGTGCGGTCGTCCACCTCCCCGACGCAGGGAAGGCCGACATCCCGGAGATCTTCGAGACGACGCGGGAGATCATGCTCGGAGACTTCGTCGAGGGGAGCGACCCCGGCCTTGCGGTCGCCGCGGCAGATCAGGTCTCCCCCGCCCTCGTCGCCTTCGGAAAGGACGCAAAGTGCACCGTTCTCACCCAGGAGAAGGCGCGGACCCTTGCAGCAAACCTCGGCATCAGGCTCGAAGGGCTCGGCGGCACCGAGGACGGCGTGATCGGGTGCATGGCCGGGATCGGGCTTGCCTCCACAGGGAACGACGGGAGGTTCCTTCAGGTCGGCCGGGTCAGAGAGATCACGGGCCCCGCAGAGGCAGACGCCCTCCTCGGCGCAGGCATCGACGGCATATGCGCCCTTGACGGCAGGCCGGTCAACGGCGGGACCATCTGGTGCAAGGACGGCAAGTCTGTCAAGCCCTGCGCCGTCGGCGGCAGGGCCATCCTCTATGTCGAAGAGAAGGACGGACAGTTCTGGGGAGTAAAGAGAGACTGA
- a CDS encoding potassium transporter TrkG: protein MDRFEYFSSVSGDMGKILRFMGLIAAIPLIVTVAYSEWEMFVPMGLVPLLFIIVGSLLAQVPRPAREPRLSVALMAVALIWLISALIGSVPFIIGLHMSVTDSIFEAMSGWTDTGLTLLPDVGAAPKTLLFWRSFMQWLGGIGIVAFTVALASRSGLVQRGLYRSEARSEAFMPSVVGTGMAMWRIYIIITLLSFGLVLLSGVPVWDAVNLTLTAIATGGFSVTSGGISDYNNVLLELSLVVVMLAGAMPFKLYYLMYHHRTFSVFGDRQAVTLLILALSGFVVLTLDLFVLTGTDLLTAMRRGIFMAAAGISSTGFQTASPNLWPPVTTLFLIILVLIGGSSGSTAGGLKISRVLLGLESLLWWFRRIFVSGKAIIPFRHEGRTVQKNIAEVEVSKNMLIIIMYFLTIFLCTVAVLHFEPQTSFESSNVIFEITSAFCNNGISTGFVNPDMNLPTKWVFIFLMWFGRLEIVPVLVLFVGIVKGFD from the coding sequence ATGGACCGATTCGAGTATTTCTCCAGCGTCTCCGGGGATATGGGGAAGATCCTGAGGTTCATGGGCCTGATAGCCGCCATCCCCCTCATCGTCACCGTCGCCTACTCGGAATGGGAGATGTTTGTCCCGATGGGCCTGGTCCCTCTCCTCTTCATCATCGTCGGCAGCCTGCTTGCGCAGGTGCCGCGGCCGGCGCGGGAGCCGCGCCTCTCCGTTGCGCTGATGGCAGTCGCCCTGATCTGGCTCATCTCGGCATTGATCGGATCGGTCCCCTTCATTATCGGCCTGCACATGTCGGTGACAGACAGCATCTTCGAGGCGATGTCTGGCTGGACTGATACAGGCCTGACCCTCCTCCCCGATGTCGGCGCCGCCCCGAAAACCCTCCTCTTCTGGCGTTCATTCATGCAGTGGCTCGGCGGCATCGGGATCGTCGCCTTCACCGTCGCCCTCGCCAGCAGGTCAGGCCTTGTCCAGCGCGGGCTGTACCGCTCTGAAGCACGCTCCGAGGCATTCATGCCGAGCGTCGTCGGCACCGGCATGGCCATGTGGCGGATCTATATCATCATCACCCTCCTCTCTTTCGGGCTCGTCCTCCTCTCGGGCGTGCCCGTCTGGGACGCGGTGAACCTGACCCTGACGGCGATCGCCACCGGCGGTTTCTCGGTCACGTCAGGGGGCATATCAGACTACAACAACGTCCTTCTCGAACTCTCCCTCGTGGTCGTGATGCTCGCCGGAGCCATGCCCTTCAAACTCTATTACCTGATGTATCATCACAGGACATTCAGCGTCTTCGGGGACCGTCAGGCCGTCACTCTCCTGATCCTCGCCCTCAGCGGTTTTGTCGTCCTCACCCTCGACCTCTTCGTCCTCACCGGTACCGACCTTTTGACCGCGATGCGCCGGGGGATATTCATGGCGGCGGCCGGGATATCGAGTACAGGTTTCCAGACGGCTTCTCCCAACCTCTGGCCCCCGGTAACAACCCTCTTTCTGATCATCCTGGTGCTGATCGGGGGTTCGTCGGGCTCGACCGCCGGTGGCCTCAAGATCTCCCGTGTCCTCCTCGGTCTGGAGAGTCTGCTCTGGTGGTTCAGGCGGATCTTCGTCTCCGGCAAGGCAATTATTCCCTTCAGGCACGAGGGACGGACGGTGCAGAAGAACATCGCCGAGGTGGAGGTCTCGAAGAACATGCTCATCATCATCATGTACTTCCTGACAATCTTTCTCTGCACTGTTGCCGTCCTCCACTTCGAGCCTCAGACCTCCTTCGAGTCCTCGAATGTCATCTTCGAGATCACCTCTGCCTTCTGCAACAACGGGATCTCCACCGGTTTTGTCAATCCCGATATGAACCTCCCCACAAAATGGGTATTCATCTTCCTGATGTGGTTCGGGAGGCTGGAGATTGTGCCGGTGCTCGTCCTCTTCGTCGGCATTGTCAAGGGCTTCGACTGA
- a CDS encoding phosphoribulokinase, whose amino-acid sequence MDTPVFRERIAASSSVFVIGVAGDSGSGKTTFTRAIREILGEDLVSTITLDDYHRYDREERRKRGITPLIPEANDLDLLADHIRALKRGEGIMKPVYNHDNGTFDRPVPFRPSKVLILEGLHTFFTADLRDLIDVSIFVDPDPCVKRLWKLRRDMEGRGYAREEVLAEMKEREPDYARYIAPQRRFVDAVVRIAYSGYGAEASEVRNIYRVTVLQKKLIRQMMEIGLSIDLGELLTLSDRPFLLEYGISNVDGQEMSALTFDGEINHSAIRRLARILGRQTKAEGIRVYCDRQYVTAGEVAELILAWRILNRWFVLQGDTQRTG is encoded by the coding sequence ATGGACACCCCCGTATTCAGGGAGAGGATCGCCGCTTCCTCTTCAGTCTTCGTCATCGGCGTCGCAGGCGACAGCGGGTCGGGGAAGACGACCTTCACCCGTGCGATCAGGGAGATCCTCGGCGAAGACCTTGTCTCCACCATTACCCTCGACGACTATCATCGCTATGACCGGGAGGAACGGCGTAAACGGGGGATCACCCCCCTCATCCCCGAGGCGAACGACCTCGACCTGCTGGCAGACCATATCCGGGCCCTGAAACGTGGCGAGGGCATCATGAAACCGGTCTACAACCATGACAACGGGACTTTCGACCGACCGGTGCCTTTCCGGCCCTCGAAGGTGCTCATCCTCGAAGGCCTCCATACCTTCTTCACCGCCGACCTGCGCGACCTCATTGATGTCTCCATCTTCGTGGACCCTGACCCGTGCGTCAAAAGACTCTGGAAACTGCGCCGTGATATGGAAGGGCGGGGGTACGCGAGAGAGGAGGTCCTTGCCGAGATGAAGGAGCGGGAGCCCGACTATGCGCGGTATATCGCCCCGCAACGCCGCTTCGTGGATGCGGTGGTGAGGATCGCCTATTCGGGCTACGGTGCGGAGGCAAGCGAGGTGCGGAATATCTACCGGGTCACGGTGCTCCAGAAAAAACTTATCCGGCAGATGATGGAGATCGGGCTCTCCATCGATCTCGGGGAACTCCTCACGCTCTCTGACCGGCCCTTTCTCCTCGAGTACGGGATATCAAACGTCGACGGTCAGGAGATGAGCGCCCTCACCTTCGACGGCGAGATCAACCACTCGGCAATCAGGAGACTGGCGAGGATCCTCGGACGGCAGACAAAGGCCGAGGGCATCAGGGTCTACTGCGACCGGCAGTACGTCACCGCCGGCGAGGTTGCCGAACTCATCCTTGCCTGGCGGATCCTCAACCGCTGGTTCGTGCTGCAGGGGGATACACAACGCACAGGATAA
- a CDS encoding energy-coupling factor transporter transmembrane protein EcfT: MTKKGVFFMPGNTWLHRLDPATKTAALVIVSATALLTEEPLPVFVLCAGIVLIAVLSRLIRPFVRSLRFLAPLFLFVLVIDAFFPRVISGAVYFTADIGPLQVTLSEGGILFALAMGLRLLSIGGYSFLFIMTTPFSEFVGSMRSLGLPNTLAFSLGYALRSISALTADIAGIMDAQRSRGLEFDRGNLLENRHKILALFVPATVSVLSRARQVSEAMECRGFGCTDRPTRYGRRSVTREDAYLILLVLVYAALAAVLS, encoded by the coding sequence ATGACAAAAAAAGGCGTCTTTTTCATGCCGGGAAACACCTGGCTCCACCGCCTCGACCCGGCGACAAAAACGGCGGCCCTGGTCATCGTCAGTGCGACGGCACTCCTCACCGAGGAACCCCTCCCCGTCTTCGTCCTCTGCGCGGGCATCGTTCTCATCGCCGTACTCTCCCGCCTGATCAGGCCGTTCGTACGGTCGCTCCGCTTCCTGGCTCCCCTCTTTCTTTTCGTCCTGGTCATCGACGCCTTCTTCCCCCGCGTCATTTCCGGCGCGGTCTACTTCACCGCAGATATCGGGCCCCTCCAGGTAACCCTCTCAGAAGGTGGCATCCTCTTCGCCCTTGCAATGGGCCTCCGCCTCCTTTCCATCGGCGGCTACTCGTTCCTCTTCATCATGACGACGCCCTTCTCAGAATTTGTCGGGAGCATGCGCTCCCTCGGCCTCCCGAACACCCTCGCCTTCTCCTTGGGCTATGCCCTCCGCTCCATCTCGGCCCTCACCGCGGACATCGCCGGGATCATGGACGCCCAGAGGTCGCGGGGCCTTGAATTCGACAGGGGAAATCTGCTGGAAAACAGGCACAAGATCCTGGCGCTCTTTGTCCCGGCGACAGTCTCGGTCCTTTCACGGGCGCGGCAGGTCTCGGAGGCGATGGAGTGCCGGGGATTCGGCTGCACAGACCGCCCGACGCGGTACGGCAGGAGGAGCGTCACACGGGAGGACGCATACCTTATTCTGCTCGTCCTCGTCTACGCCGCCCTCGCGGCTGTCCTCTCATGA
- the cfbC gene encoding Ni-sirohydrochlorin a,c-diamide reductive cyclase ATP-dependent reductase subunit has translation MKQIALYGKGGIGKSTTSANLSAALGEAGLDVLQIGCDPKHDSTRMLMHGAWIPTVLDLVRERGEGEITPDEVVFTGYAGVRCVEAGGPEPGIGCAGRGIIATFQLLERLGALKGDMIVYDVLGDVVCGGFAMPMREGYAQEVYLVTSGELMSLYAANNIARAITRLSKRSRSSCSLAGVICNAKNTEGEEELVREFARRINSEMVAYIPRSRTVQLAEIHRQTVMEYAPASEQAAVYRSLAAQVAANTRSSIPTPLEMDELEDLALQFTPV, from the coding sequence ATGAAACAGATCGCCCTGTACGGCAAGGGAGGGATCGGCAAATCCACCACGTCGGCAAATCTCTCCGCGGCCCTTGGAGAGGCCGGCCTCGACGTCCTGCAGATCGGCTGCGACCCGAAGCACGATTCTACCAGGATGTTGATGCACGGGGCATGGATACCGACCGTCCTCGACCTTGTCAGGGAGCGGGGCGAAGGCGAGATCACCCCCGACGAGGTGGTCTTTACCGGGTATGCGGGTGTCAGGTGCGTCGAGGCCGGCGGCCCCGAGCCCGGCATCGGCTGCGCCGGCCGGGGGATCATCGCTACCTTCCAGCTCCTCGAACGTCTCGGGGCCCTGAAAGGCGACATGATCGTCTATGACGTCCTCGGTGACGTCGTCTGCGGCGGGTTTGCAATGCCGATGCGGGAGGGATATGCGCAGGAGGTCTACCTTGTCACGTCAGGGGAGCTGATGTCCCTGTACGCCGCCAACAATATTGCCCGGGCGATCACCCGCCTCTCGAAAAGGTCGCGGAGTTCGTGCAGCCTCGCCGGGGTCATCTGCAACGCGAAGAACACCGAGGGCGAGGAGGAGCTTGTCCGTGAGTTTGCCCGGCGGATCAACTCTGAGATGGTCGCTTATATCCCACGGTCCCGGACCGTGCAGCTTGCCGAGATCCACAGGCAGACGGTGATGGAGTATGCCCCTGCATCGGAGCAGGCCGCCGTCTACCGGAGTCTTGCCGCACAGGTGGCGGCAAACACCCGGAGTTCGATACCGACACCCCTTGAGATGGATGAACTTGAAGACCTCGCCCTCCAGTTCACGCCGGTATGA
- a CDS encoding nitrogenase component 1, whose product MPERLCSNPVWPCAMCGAASCLSGFSGLDVVIHGSSGCYFYPASLLQTPIHATLIMEEEVIFGAEERLRRVVGEIAGNGRPVAVVQSCVPAVMGEDIGKALEGMEAFVVDSPGFAGGMEEGYRRAVAALAPAVDPGETGITIDGLNPIDPFWRGNLLEAERLVGAAGGTVAATIAAGPLDSLRRCGSTVLQTNPGLASGIGTPVGSLLGIPATKAAFESLADLRGLDVGAVLDEADTAEERIGRASDKFLSRSDPPTVAVFGEAAYTAFVSDALVHYLDAEVVVNAPRNGEGAVTSLDAIRDMILETEPGLILGSSFEHAVAPDVPYVGITFPQRGRVRLRARTLAGIEGSLSLMDDVLNACMERKGS is encoded by the coding sequence ATGCCTGAACGTCTCTGCTCAAACCCGGTCTGGCCCTGCGCGATGTGCGGCGCCGCGTCCTGTCTTTCCGGCTTTTCCGGCCTTGACGTGGTGATCCACGGTTCTTCTGGCTGTTACTTCTATCCGGCCTCTCTTCTCCAGACGCCCATCCATGCCACCCTCATCATGGAGGAGGAAGTGATTTTCGGGGCCGAGGAGCGCCTGCGCCGGGTGGTCGGCGAGATCGCGGGTAATGGCAGGCCGGTGGCGGTGGTCCAGAGCTGCGTCCCTGCCGTGATGGGAGAGGACATCGGAAAGGCCCTTGAGGGGATGGAGGCGTTTGTCGTCGACAGTCCGGGGTTTGCGGGTGGCATGGAAGAGGGGTACCGCCGGGCGGTCGCCGCCCTTGCCCCGGCCGTCGATCCCGGCGAAACAGGGATCACCATTGACGGACTGAACCCGATCGACCCCTTCTGGCGGGGGAACCTGCTGGAGGCCGAAAGGCTGGTCGGCGCGGCCGGGGGGACAGTCGCCGCTACCATAGCCGCCGGCCCTCTCGACAGTCTCCGCCGGTGCGGTTCGACCGTCCTCCAGACCAACCCGGGCCTTGCGTCCGGGATAGGCACGCCGGTCGGATCCCTCCTCGGCATCCCCGCGACAAAAGCGGCCTTCGAGAGCCTCGCCGATCTCCGCGGCCTCGATGTCGGTGCCGTGCTCGACGAAGCCGACACCGCGGAGGAGAGGATCGGCCGCGCCTCCGACAAGTTCCTCTCCCGCTCTGACCCGCCGACTGTCGCTGTCTTCGGGGAGGCGGCATATACCGCCTTCGTCTCCGACGCGCTCGTCCATTATCTCGACGCCGAGGTCGTCGTCAATGCCCCGCGGAACGGCGAGGGTGCGGTCACCTCCCTCGACGCGATCAGGGACATGATCCTGGAGACCGAGCCGGGCCTGATCCTGGGGTCGTCCTTCGAGCACGCCGTCGCCCCCGACGTCCCCTATGTCGGGATCACCTTCCCGCAGCGCGGGCGGGTCCGCCTGAGGGCCCGCACCCTTGCCGGGATCGAGGGTTCGCTCAGCCTCATGGATGATGTCCTCAATGCCTGCATGGAGAGGAAGGGTTCATGA